A region of Streptomyces halobius DNA encodes the following proteins:
- a CDS encoding pyridoxamine 5'-phosphate oxidase family protein, which translates to MQQRLGTTARADRFYADQVLNHLNDRMREFVARQEMFFLATADRHGECDSSFRAGPSGFVQVLDERTLAYPEYRGNGVMASVGNISENPRLGLLMIDFTRDRIGLHINGRARVVLDEEMRAAHPGLPVDPVPGRRAQLWVMLHVEEAYIHCAKHIPHLQKVPAAQRGARAWGTDDVKRKGGDFFGAAAEADRRPPFRRAERKNENVHMDVNVNVDADMGVPDAGGVDSAGKGSVRRGVPTEGPGRELSEEFLDKVERVLARAQPRRPVEDDPEFRGWFA; encoded by the coding sequence GTGCAGCAGAGGCTCGGCACGACCGCGCGCGCCGACCGTTTCTACGCGGACCAGGTCCTGAACCATCTCAACGACCGCATGCGGGAGTTCGTGGCCCGCCAGGAGATGTTCTTCCTGGCCACGGCCGACCGGCACGGCGAATGCGATTCCAGCTTCCGCGCCGGACCGTCCGGATTCGTCCAGGTGCTGGACGAGCGGACGCTGGCGTACCCGGAATACCGCGGCAACGGTGTCATGGCGTCCGTCGGCAATATCTCGGAGAACCCGCGTCTGGGCCTGCTGATGATCGATTTCACCCGGGACCGCATCGGGCTGCATATCAACGGGCGGGCACGCGTGGTGCTGGACGAGGAGATGCGGGCCGCCCACCCCGGCCTGCCGGTCGACCCGGTACCCGGGCGGCGCGCCCAGCTGTGGGTCATGCTCCACGTCGAAGAGGCGTATATCCACTGTGCCAAGCACATCCCGCATCTGCAGAAGGTCCCCGCGGCACAGCGCGGGGCGCGGGCCTGGGGCACGGACGACGTCAAGCGCAAGGGCGGTGATTTCTTCGGAGCGGCGGCCGAGGCGGACCGGCGCCCGCCCTTCCGGCGCGCGGAGCGCAAGAACGAGAACGTGCACATGGACGTGAATGTGAACGTGGACGCGGACATGGGCGTGCCGGACGCGGGCGGAGTCGATTCCGCGGGGAAGGGCTCCGTACGGCGGGGCGTCCCGACGGAAGGCCCCGGGAGGGAGCTGAGCGAGGAGTTCCTCGACAAGGTCGAGCGGGTGCTCGCGCGTGCCCAGCCGCGGCGGCCTGTGGAGGATGATCCCGAGTTCCGCGGATGGTTCGCCTGA
- a CDS encoding globin domain-containing protein, which translates to MAEIEPIADKVTSYFYALLFVQHPDLRALFPASMDTQRDRLFKALLTAAKHVDDADVLTEYLSHLGRGHRKYGTQPDHYPAVGECLLGALSRYATSSWDAETEAAWVRAYTAISQIMIDAAAEDEAVAPAWWQAEVVSHELRTPDIAVVTVRPDQPYPFLAGQYTSLETPWWPLVWRHYSFASAPRSDGLLSFHIKAVPAGWVSNAMVHRARPGDVIRLGAPSGSMTVDHTTSNGLLCVGGGTGIAPIKALVEDVADRGARRPVEIFYGARSDHDLYDLDTMLRLEHDHPWLSVRPVVATGPAPGRTNCVSGQLPDAVRRYGPWREYDAYLSGPPGLIRSGVDALVGVGIPSDRIRHDSVEELVSAGD; encoded by the coding sequence ATGGCCGAAATCGAGCCCATCGCCGACAAGGTCACCTCGTACTTCTACGCGCTGCTCTTCGTCCAGCACCCCGATCTGCGGGCGCTGTTCCCCGCTTCGATGGACACCCAGCGTGACCGGCTGTTCAAGGCGCTGCTCACCGCCGCCAAGCACGTCGACGACGCCGATGTGCTCACCGAGTACCTCTCGCATCTCGGCCGCGGACACCGTAAATACGGCACGCAGCCCGACCATTACCCGGCGGTCGGTGAATGCCTGCTCGGCGCGCTCTCCCGCTATGCGACGTCCAGCTGGGACGCGGAGACCGAGGCCGCGTGGGTGCGCGCGTACACCGCGATCTCGCAGATCATGATCGACGCGGCGGCCGAGGACGAAGCGGTCGCCCCCGCCTGGTGGCAGGCCGAGGTCGTCTCGCACGAACTGCGGACGCCTGACATCGCCGTGGTGACGGTGCGGCCCGACCAGCCCTACCCTTTCCTCGCCGGCCAGTACACCAGCCTGGAAACCCCCTGGTGGCCGCTGGTCTGGCGGCACTACTCCTTCGCCTCGGCGCCGCGCTCCGACGGCCTGCTCTCGTTCCACATCAAGGCGGTTCCGGCCGGCTGGGTCTCCAACGCGATGGTCCACCGGGCCCGCCCCGGTGACGTCATCCGCCTCGGCGCCCCCAGCGGCTCGATGACCGTCGACCACACCACCAGCAACGGCCTGCTGTGCGTGGGCGGCGGCACCGGCATCGCGCCCATCAAGGCCTTGGTCGAAGATGTCGCGGACCGCGGCGCCCGGCGACCCGTCGAGATCTTCTACGGCGCGCGCAGCGACCACGATCTCTACGATCTGGACACCATGCTGCGCCTGGAGCACGACCACCCCTGGCTGTCGGTCCGCCCGGTCGTCGCCACGGGACCGGCCCCCGGCCGGACGAACTGCGTAAGCGGTCAACTCCCGGACGCGGTACGGCGATACGGACCGTGGCGGGAGTACGACGCATACCTGTCCGGTCCGCCCGGACTGATCCGCAGCGGCGTGGACGCATTGGTGGGTGTCGGCATACCGTCCGACCGCATACGGCACGACTCCGTAGAAGAGCTGGTCTCGGCAGGGGATTGA
- a CDS encoding HAD family hydrolase, with protein sequence MGKLHLFDMDGTLLYGSAAAIEISRQLGLDREIAELERAFAAGELTPPRFAQLACDLWAAELTEAQVAAAFESAPWLAGIQEVWGDIRARGERCAVISLSPGFFVERLLGWGADAARGSRWPSVPIREPVEPAGILSSSAKVRIADELCAEFGLTRDDCVAYGDSMSDVDLFGAVPASIAVNADHHVSDLASYAYAGRDLREAYELVRTGE encoded by the coding sequence ATGGGCAAGCTGCATCTCTTCGATATGGACGGGACCCTGCTCTACGGGTCCGCCGCCGCTATAGAGATCTCCCGACAGCTCGGTCTGGACCGGGAGATCGCCGAGCTGGAGCGCGCGTTCGCGGCGGGGGAGCTGACGCCTCCGCGGTTCGCGCAGCTGGCATGCGACCTCTGGGCCGCCGAGCTGACGGAGGCGCAGGTGGCGGCGGCCTTCGAGAGTGCGCCGTGGCTGGCCGGGATTCAGGAGGTTTGGGGGGACATTCGTGCGCGGGGCGAACGGTGCGCGGTGATTTCGCTGTCGCCGGGCTTCTTCGTCGAACGGTTGCTGGGGTGGGGCGCCGATGCCGCGCGCGGTTCGCGCTGGCCCTCGGTGCCGATCCGTGAGCCGGTGGAGCCGGCCGGCATCCTTTCGTCGTCGGCGAAGGTACGTATCGCCGACGAACTGTGTGCGGAGTTCGGGCTGACCCGCGACGATTGCGTCGCGTACGGCGACTCCATGTCAGACGTCGATTTGTTCGGGGCCGTTCCGGCATCGATCGCCGTGAATGCGGATCACCATGTCAGTGATCTGGCCTCATATGCGTATGCGGGGCGTGATCTGCGCGAGGCTTACGAACTGGTGCGTACCGGCGAGTAA
- a CDS encoding DUF2269 domain-containing protein, protein MPQLSRPTRRAILVIHVAVSVGWLGLTLGLLTLSITGYTAGSPEMAAVAYRAMKIFGDWLVLPVALVALFSGLVLSLGTSWGLARHRWIYIKFWLTVVTVLLSVFSLRPGINHLAAEAAAGNPAPDLNLVVAPSVATATYLFITAISVLKPWGLTKRGSRLREAQSAQARAIRRRSRVGSVG, encoded by the coding sequence ATGCCACAGCTCAGCCGCCCCACACGCCGGGCCATCCTCGTCATCCATGTCGCCGTGTCCGTCGGCTGGCTCGGGCTCACCCTCGGGCTGCTGACCCTCAGCATCACCGGCTACACCGCCGGATCTCCGGAAATGGCAGCGGTCGCCTACCGCGCGATGAAGATCTTCGGCGACTGGCTGGTCCTCCCCGTCGCCCTGGTCGCGCTGTTCAGCGGGCTGGTGCTGTCCCTGGGCACTTCCTGGGGCCTGGCCAGGCACCGCTGGATCTACATCAAGTTCTGGCTGACCGTCGTCACCGTGTTGCTGTCGGTCTTCTCGCTCCGGCCGGGCATCAACCACCTCGCCGCCGAGGCCGCCGCGGGCAACCCGGCCCCCGACCTCAACCTCGTCGTCGCCCCCTCGGTCGCCACGGCCACCTACCTCTTCATCACCGCCATCTCCGTTCTCAAGCCCTGGGGACTGACCAAACGCGGCAGCCGGCTACGCGAGGCACAGTCGGCCCAGGCCCGCGCAATCCGGAGACGGAGCAGGGTCGGGAGCGTTGGCTGA
- a CDS encoding MFS transporter has protein sequence MPLALLALAIGAFGIGTTEFAVMGLLPDMAADFDVSIPLAGYATTLYALGVVVGAPLMTALGTRFTRKQMLTLLMGLFIVGNLLTGLAPDFEVLLAGRIVAAFTHGAFFGIGALVAADLVAPQKRATAISLMFSGLTVANVVGVPTGTMLGQQFGWRTTFYAIVALGVIALLGVVKLVPAQRAKAAAPIGSELAVFRNPQVGLAMLMTILGFGGVFAAVTYLASMTTEVTGFAPSSVIWLTAVFGLGMVGGNLISGRFTDRAMMPMLYVSLTGLAFVLAAFTFTAHNKTAATITIVLIGFFGFATVPPLQKRVMDQAASAPTLASAGNIAAFNFGNALAAWLGGIVISAGLGFTAPNWVGALMTVAALGVAVLASVLERRSGGRGQVVAAGGPTARVDEPIPATQS, from the coding sequence ATGCCTCTGGCACTCCTGGCGCTCGCCATTGGCGCCTTCGGGATCGGAACGACCGAGTTCGCGGTCATGGGCCTGTTGCCCGACATGGCGGCCGACTTCGATGTCTCCATCCCGCTCGCCGGTTACGCGACGACTCTCTACGCCCTGGGTGTGGTCGTCGGAGCGCCGCTGATGACCGCGCTCGGCACGCGGTTCACCCGCAAGCAGATGCTGACGCTGCTGATGGGCCTGTTCATCGTGGGCAACCTGCTCACGGGGCTGGCGCCCGACTTCGAAGTCCTGCTGGCCGGCCGGATCGTCGCCGCATTCACGCACGGCGCGTTCTTCGGCATCGGCGCCCTGGTGGCCGCCGATCTCGTCGCGCCGCAGAAGCGGGCCACCGCCATCTCGCTGATGTTCAGTGGTCTGACCGTCGCCAATGTCGTCGGCGTACCGACCGGCACCATGCTCGGACAGCAGTTCGGATGGCGCACGACCTTCTATGCGATCGTCGCGCTCGGCGTGATCGCCCTGCTGGGCGTCGTCAAGCTCGTCCCCGCGCAGCGGGCGAAGGCCGCCGCTCCCATAGGCAGCGAGCTCGCGGTCTTCCGCAACCCACAGGTCGGCCTCGCGATGCTGATGACGATCCTCGGCTTCGGCGGCGTGTTCGCGGCCGTCACCTACCTCGCCTCGATGACGACCGAGGTCACCGGCTTCGCCCCGTCGTCCGTCATCTGGCTGACGGCCGTGTTCGGGCTCGGCATGGTCGGCGGAAACCTGATCTCCGGCCGTTTCACCGACCGCGCCATGATGCCGATGCTCTATGTGTCGCTGACCGGACTGGCGTTCGTCCTCGCCGCGTTCACCTTCACCGCGCACAACAAGACCGCGGCGACCATCACCATCGTGCTCATCGGCTTCTTCGGCTTCGCGACCGTGCCGCCGCTCCAGAAGCGGGTGATGGACCAGGCCGCCTCGGCGCCCACCCTCGCCTCGGCGGGCAATATCGCGGCCTTCAACTTCGGCAACGCACTGGCCGCTTGGCTCGGCGGAATCGTCATCTCGGCCGGGCTCGGCTTCACCGCGCCCAACTGGGTCGGTGCGCTGATGACCGTGGCGGCGCTCGGTGTGGCCGTCCTGGCCTCCGTTCTGGAGCGGCGTTCCGGAGGGCGTGGCCAGGTGGTGGCAGCAGGCGGCCCCACCGCGAGGGTCGACGAACCCATACCGGCGACGCAGAGCTGA
- a CDS encoding MarR family winged helix-turn-helix transcriptional regulator, whose protein sequence is MAEPGCPPSRSAPARGLAQGWCALSALHGRIESHIERALQAGHGLSVREFSVLNVLSEQHDGPGGHLRMHQVADSVVLSQSATTRLVTRLEERGLLSRYLCPDDRRGIYTDVTPDGLTLLEEARPTHDTALREALQDAAKRPELAPLVTAVETLVPST, encoded by the coding sequence ATGGCGGAGCCGGGCTGCCCGCCGTCGCGGTCGGCGCCCGCCCGGGGGCTCGCCCAGGGCTGGTGCGCGCTCTCCGCCCTGCACGGCCGGATCGAGTCACACATCGAGCGCGCGCTGCAGGCCGGGCACGGCCTCAGCGTCCGCGAATTCTCCGTCCTCAATGTGCTCAGCGAGCAGCACGACGGTCCCGGCGGCCATCTGCGGATGCACCAGGTCGCGGACTCGGTCGTCCTCAGCCAGAGCGCCACCACGCGCCTGGTCACCCGCCTTGAGGAGCGCGGCCTGCTCTCGCGCTACCTGTGCCCCGACGACCGGCGCGGCATCTACACCGATGTCACGCCCGACGGGCTGACCCTTCTCGAAGAGGCGCGTCCCACCCATGACACCGCGTTGCGCGAGGCGCTCCAGGACGCCGCGAAACGCCCCGAGCTGGCGCCGCTGGTGACCGCCGTCGAGACGCTCGTGCCCTCGACGTAA
- a CDS encoding GNAT family N-acetyltransferase, with protein sequence MSDIEIRRATGDDLPAIVAMLADDLLGATRESPDDLTPYRAAYEAIAADPQQHLIVAVRAGRTVGTLQLTVIPGLSRRGATRSIIEGVRVHTDERGSGLGTQLIAWAVAESRALGCQLVQLTSDATRIDAHRFYERLGFAASHLGFKLQL encoded by the coding sequence ATGAGCGACATCGAAATACGCCGCGCCACCGGGGACGACCTGCCCGCCATCGTCGCGATGCTGGCCGACGACCTGCTGGGCGCCACCCGCGAATCGCCGGACGACCTGACCCCGTACCGCGCCGCGTACGAGGCCATCGCCGCCGATCCGCAGCAGCATCTGATCGTCGCGGTCCGCGCGGGACGTACGGTCGGCACCCTGCAGCTCACGGTCATCCCCGGGCTCTCGCGGCGTGGCGCCACCCGCTCGATCATCGAGGGCGTCCGGGTCCACACCGACGAGCGGGGCAGCGGCCTGGGCACCCAGCTCATCGCATGGGCGGTCGCCGAATCCCGCGCACTCGGCTGCCAGTTGGTACAGCTGACCTCCGACGCGACCCGTATCGACGCGCACCGTTTCTATGAGCGCCTCGGTTTCGCGGCCTCCCACCTGGGCTTCAAGCTCCAGCTCTGA